From a single Streptomyces rubradiris genomic region:
- a CDS encoding potassium/proton antiporter, translating into MRRSPAPDTREERPLTVHHLNQLLLVCSAVLLVAVAAVRISSRSGLPSLLVYLGIGVLMGQDGIGGIHFDSAEVTQVMGYAALVVILAEGGLGTKWKEIRPVLSSASVLATAGVAISVGVTAAGAHYLVGLEWRQALIIGAVVSSTDAAAVFSVLRRIPLPARVTGTLEAESGFNDAPVVILVVAFSTAGPVEHWYLLLGEIALELAIGAAIGIAVGWFGSWGLRHVALPASGLYPIAVLAITVAAYAAGALAHGSGFLAVYLASMMLGNARLPHWPATRGFAEGLGWIAQIGMFVVLGLLVTPHELGDDILPAVVIGLVLTMVARPLSVVGSLAPFRVPWREQALMSWAGLRGAVPIILATIPMVNGVDASRRIFNIVFVLVVVYTLVQGPTLPWLARLLRLGEQGEASDLGIESAPLERLRGHLLSVTVPEGSRMHGVEISELRLPPGAAVTLVVREEESFVPLPTTVLRRGDELLVVATDPVRDAAERRLRAVAHGGKLAGWLGTNGSR; encoded by the coding sequence ATACGGAGGTCCCCAGCCCCAGATACGAGGGAGGAACGCCCGCTGACTGTTCACCACCTCAACCAGCTCCTGCTCGTCTGCTCCGCCGTCCTGCTCGTCGCCGTCGCGGCCGTCCGGATCTCCTCCCGCAGCGGGCTCCCCAGCCTGCTCGTCTACCTCGGCATCGGCGTCCTCATGGGCCAGGACGGCATCGGCGGCATCCACTTCGACAGCGCCGAGGTGACCCAGGTCATGGGGTACGCGGCCCTGGTCGTGATCCTGGCCGAAGGCGGCCTCGGCACGAAGTGGAAGGAGATCCGGCCGGTCCTGTCCTCCGCCTCCGTGCTGGCCACGGCGGGCGTCGCGATCAGCGTCGGGGTCACCGCGGCGGGCGCGCACTACCTGGTGGGGCTGGAGTGGCGGCAGGCGCTCATCATCGGCGCGGTGGTGTCGTCGACGGACGCGGCGGCGGTCTTCTCGGTCCTGCGCAGGATTCCCCTCCCCGCGCGCGTGACGGGCACGCTGGAGGCGGAGTCCGGCTTCAACGACGCCCCGGTGGTCATCCTCGTCGTCGCCTTCTCCACGGCCGGCCCGGTCGAGCACTGGTACCTGCTGCTCGGCGAGATCGCCCTGGAGCTGGCCATCGGCGCGGCCATCGGGATCGCCGTCGGCTGGTTCGGGTCCTGGGGGCTCAGGCACGTGGCGCTGCCGGCCTCCGGCCTCTACCCGATCGCCGTGCTCGCGATCACCGTCGCCGCCTACGCCGCCGGCGCCCTGGCGCACGGCAGCGGCTTCCTCGCCGTCTACCTGGCCTCGATGATGCTCGGCAACGCGCGCCTGCCGCACTGGCCGGCCACGCGCGGCTTCGCCGAGGGGCTCGGCTGGATCGCCCAGATCGGCATGTTCGTCGTCCTCGGCCTGCTGGTCACCCCGCACGAGCTGGGCGACGACATCTTGCCCGCCGTGGTCATCGGGCTGGTCCTGACCATGGTGGCCCGCCCGCTGAGCGTGGTGGGCAGCCTGGCGCCGTTCCGGGTGCCGTGGCGGGAGCAGGCCCTGATGTCGTGGGCGGGGCTGCGCGGCGCCGTGCCCATCATCCTGGCCACCATCCCCATGGTGAACGGCGTCGACGCCAGCCGCCGCATCTTCAACATCGTCTTCGTACTGGTCGTCGTCTACACCCTGGTCCAGGGCCCGACCCTGCCCTGGCTGGCGCGCCTGCTGCGGCTGGGCGAGCAGGGCGAGGCGTCCGACCTCGGCATCGAGTCGGCGCCCCTGGAGCGGCTGCGCGGGCATCTGCTGTCCGTCACCGTTCCCGAGGGGTCGCGGATGCACGGCGTGGAGATCAGCGAGCTGCGGCTGCCGCCAGGCGCGGCCGTCACGCTGGTCGTCCGCGAAGAGGAATCGTTTGTCCCGCTGCCCACGACGGTGCTGCGGCGCGGCGACGAGCTGCTGGTCGTCGCCACCGATCCGGTCCGTGACGCGGCGGAACGGCGCCTGCGCGCGGTCGCCCACGGCGGCAAGCTGGCGGGCTGGCTGGGGACGAACGGCTCGCGCTGA
- a CDS encoding penicillin acylase family protein: MPPNTTATTGDTATTGATSVKSGRKKGRKARLIVLVLVLAVIGGIAYGAYWTISTVRASFPQTTGTLRLDGLSGPVDVKRDGYGIPQIYASSDADLFMAQGYVQAQDRFYEMDVRRHMTSGRLSEMFGKSQVENDEFLRTLGWDRIAEQEYETKLSAATKKYLQAYAKGVNAYLEGKNGKDISLEYAALGLTNDYKPQKWTPVDSVSWLKAMAWDLRGNMRDEIDRALMTSRLGPQQIQDLYPAYPAGRNKPIVQEGQYDELTQAFEQSGATGTSGGTGATGSTGATGGTGTTGGTGTTGTTGTTGTTGTTGLTGGLTGSSQGAAGTSGSATATGGGSTLSGQLEGLTEVLDDLPTAVGVNGQGIGSNSWVVAGKHTITGKPLLANDPHLSASLPSVWYQMGLHCRSVSDKCQYDVSGYTFAGMPGVIIGHNAKIAWGLTNSGVDVTDLYLEKVSANGYLYDGKVRPFKTREETIKVAGGKSKTIVVRQTQDGMPLLSDRDDELVQVGKKATVNTAAPDRGDGYGIALRWTALDPGTTMDAVFALDKASDWSEFRAAAAQFDVPSQNLVYASTDNHIGYTLPGRIPTRSEGVTGAVPAPGWDSKYRWTGFVEQDELPYEYDPERGYIVTANQAVVDPEKYPYTLTTDWGYGTRSQRVTDLIESKIKGGGKVSTDDMRQMQLDNSSEIAKLLVPKLLKINLSDPEVRQAQKLLEGWDYTQDADSAAAAYFNAVWRNVLKLAFGNKMPKELRVKGQCLWVDKIDSTGPVDDDTKVRECGQRDADQAQPDGGDRWFEVVRTLMDKPDSDWWKAPKSGTRPGAANRDQLFARAMIDARWELTAKLGKDIDTWSWGRLHRLFLKNQTLGTEGPKALQLLLNRGPWKLSGGEAAVNATGWNAAGGYDVVWVPSMRMVVNLADLDKSKWINLAGASGHAFNAHYTDQTGKWAEGELLPWSFSGKAVDKSTSDTLVLKP, translated from the coding sequence ATGCCCCCCAACACCACCGCCACAACGGGTGACACCGCCACCACGGGTGCCACGTCCGTCAAGTCCGGCAGGAAGAAGGGGCGCAAAGCCCGCCTGATCGTGCTGGTGCTGGTCCTGGCCGTCATCGGAGGCATCGCCTACGGGGCGTACTGGACGATCAGCACCGTACGCGCCTCCTTCCCGCAGACCACCGGCACGCTCCGGCTCGACGGCCTGTCCGGTCCGGTCGACGTGAAGCGGGACGGCTACGGCATCCCGCAGATCTACGCCTCCTCGGACGCGGACCTGTTCATGGCGCAGGGCTACGTGCAGGCGCAGGACCGGTTCTACGAGATGGACGTGCGCCGGCACATGACCTCCGGGCGCCTGTCGGAGATGTTCGGCAAGAGCCAGGTCGAGAACGACGAGTTCCTGCGCACCCTCGGCTGGGACCGGATCGCCGAGCAGGAGTACGAGACCAAGCTGTCGGCCGCCACGAAGAAGTACCTCCAGGCCTACGCCAAGGGCGTCAACGCCTACCTGGAGGGCAAGAACGGCAAGGACATCTCCCTCGAGTACGCGGCCCTGGGCCTCACCAACGACTACAAGCCGCAGAAGTGGACCCCGGTCGACTCGGTGTCGTGGCTGAAGGCGATGGCCTGGGACCTGCGCGGCAACATGCGCGACGAGATCGACCGCGCCCTGATGACCAGCCGCCTCGGCCCGCAGCAGATCCAGGACCTGTACCCGGCCTACCCGGCCGGCCGCAACAAGCCGATCGTGCAGGAGGGCCAGTACGACGAACTGACCCAGGCCTTCGAGCAGAGCGGCGCCACGGGCACGTCCGGCGGCACGGGCGCGACGGGCAGCACGGGCGCGACGGGCGGCACGGGCACGACCGGCGGCACGGGCACGACGGGTACCACCGGTACGACCGGCACCACGGGCACGACCGGCCTCACCGGCGGCCTCACCGGCTCCTCCCAGGGCGCGGCGGGCACCTCCGGCTCCGCCACCGCCACCGGCGGCGGATCGACGCTCAGCGGCCAGCTGGAGGGCCTCACCGAGGTCCTGGACGACCTGCCCACGGCCGTCGGCGTGAACGGCCAGGGCATCGGCTCCAACTCCTGGGTGGTCGCCGGGAAGCACACCATCACCGGCAAGCCGCTGCTCGCCAACGACCCGCACCTGTCGGCGTCCCTGCCGTCCGTCTGGTACCAGATGGGCCTGCACTGCCGGAGCGTCTCCGACAAGTGCCAGTACGACGTCTCGGGCTACACCTTCGCCGGCATGCCCGGTGTGATCATCGGCCACAACGCGAAGATCGCCTGGGGCCTGACCAACTCCGGTGTCGACGTCACCGACCTCTACCTGGAGAAGGTCAGCGCGAACGGCTACCTCTACGACGGCAAGGTCCGCCCGTTCAAGACCCGCGAGGAGACGATCAAGGTCGCCGGCGGCAAGTCCAAGACGATCGTCGTCCGCCAGACCCAGGACGGGATGCCGCTGCTGTCCGACCGTGACGACGAACTCGTCCAGGTCGGCAAGAAGGCCACCGTGAACACCGCCGCGCCCGACCGCGGCGACGGCTACGGCATCGCGCTGCGGTGGACCGCGCTCGACCCGGGCACCACCATGGACGCCGTGTTCGCGCTGGACAAGGCGTCCGACTGGAGCGAGTTCCGCGCGGCGGCGGCCCAGTTCGACGTGCCCTCGCAGAACCTGGTCTACGCCAGCACGGACAACCACATCGGCTACACGCTGCCCGGCCGGATCCCCACCCGCTCGGAGGGCGTCACCGGCGCCGTCCCGGCACCGGGCTGGGACTCGAAGTACCGCTGGACCGGCTTCGTCGAGCAGGACGAACTGCCCTACGAGTACGACCCCGAGCGCGGCTACATCGTCACCGCCAACCAGGCCGTGGTCGACCCGGAGAAGTACCCGTACACGCTGACCACCGACTGGGGCTACGGCACCCGCAGCCAGCGCGTCACCGACCTGATCGAGTCCAAGATCAAGGGCGGCGGCAAGGTCTCCACCGACGACATGCGGCAGATGCAGCTGGACAACAGCAGCGAGATCGCCAAGCTCCTGGTGCCCAAGCTGCTGAAGATCAACCTGTCCGACCCGGAGGTCCGCCAGGCGCAGAAGCTGCTGGAGGGCTGGGACTACACCCAGGACGCCGACTCGGCGGCGGCGGCGTACTTCAACGCCGTCTGGCGCAACGTCCTCAAGCTGGCCTTCGGCAACAAGATGCCCAAGGAGCTGCGGGTCAAGGGGCAGTGCCTGTGGGTCGACAAGATCGACAGCACCGGCCCGGTGGACGACGACACCAAGGTGCGCGAGTGCGGTCAGCGCGACGCCGACCAGGCGCAGCCGGACGGCGGCGACCGCTGGTTCGAGGTCGTGCGCACCCTGATGGACAAGCCGGACAGCGACTGGTGGAAGGCGCCCAAGTCGGGCACCCGCCCCGGCGCGGCCAACCGCGACCAGCTCTTCGCCCGGGCCATGATCGACGCCCGCTGGGAGCTGACCGCCAAGCTCGGCAAGGACATCGACACCTGGAGCTGGGGCCGGCTGCACCGGCTGTTCCTGAAGAACCAGACGCTCGGCACCGAGGGTCCCAAGGCCCTGCAGCTCCTGCTGAACCGCGGCCCCTGGAAGCTCAGCGGCGGCGAGGCCGCGGTGAACGCGACCGGCTGGAACGCGGCCGGCGGCTACGACGTGGTCTGGGTGCCGTCCATGCGGATGGTCGTCAACCTCGCCGACCTGGACAAGTCGAAGTGGATCAACCTGGCCGGCGCCTCCGGACACGCGTTCAACGCGCACTACACCGACCAGACCGGCAAGTGGGCCGAGGGCGAGCTGCTGCCCTGGTCGTTCTCGGGCAAGGCGGTGGACAAGAGCACGAGCGACACCCTCGTCCTCAAGCCGTGA
- a CDS encoding low temperature requirement protein A yields the protein MTPSSAPPPAPSGAPRPPGPLRRLTARGREEAHRVASPLELFFDLCFVVAVAQAGVQLVHAVAEGHAGTGILDYAMVFYAIWWAWMNFTWFASAYDNDDALYRVVTLVQIAGVLVLAAGVSRAFTDRDFLLVWLGYAIMRLAMVWQWLRAARSAGGTERTTALRYAGGVLLCQAGWLGLVLLPEPARPWVFLVMALVELCVPLYAERQRMTPWHPHHIAERYGLFTIIVLGETIAAATVAVKSALAERSTPAELLPIAAGGLLIVFAAWWIYFAVPIHGHLRSSRRAFVWGYGHYVVFASAAAVGAGLEVAVEQATGKAHISTLAASAAVTLPTALYLLTVWALHSRHFKVGLAQQLVLPVTALLVICCTFLGDWAVFAAGLVSAASVVTGVALTARTAAGEGRPGTAAPAG from the coding sequence ATGACGCCGAGTTCCGCGCCCCCGCCCGCCCCCTCCGGCGCACCGCGGCCCCCGGGCCCCCTGCGACGGCTCACCGCACGCGGCCGGGAGGAGGCGCACCGCGTCGCCTCCCCGCTGGAGCTGTTCTTCGACCTGTGCTTCGTCGTGGCGGTCGCGCAGGCGGGCGTGCAGCTGGTGCACGCCGTCGCGGAAGGACACGCGGGCACCGGAATCCTGGACTACGCGATGGTGTTCTACGCGATCTGGTGGGCCTGGATGAACTTCACCTGGTTCGCCTCCGCGTACGACAACGACGACGCGCTCTACCGGGTCGTCACCCTCGTGCAGATCGCCGGCGTGCTGGTCCTGGCGGCCGGTGTCTCCCGGGCCTTCACGGACCGCGACTTCCTGCTGGTCTGGCTCGGTTACGCGATCATGCGGCTGGCGATGGTCTGGCAGTGGCTGAGAGCCGCGAGATCGGCCGGCGGCACGGAGCGGACCACGGCACTGCGGTACGCGGGCGGGGTGCTGCTGTGCCAGGCGGGCTGGCTCGGCCTGGTGCTGCTGCCGGAGCCCGCGCGGCCCTGGGTGTTCCTGGTGATGGCGCTCGTGGAACTGTGCGTGCCGCTGTACGCCGAGCGGCAGCGGATGACCCCCTGGCACCCGCATCACATCGCCGAACGCTACGGACTGTTCACGATCATCGTGCTCGGCGAGACGATCGCCGCGGCCACGGTCGCGGTGAAGTCCGCCCTGGCCGAGCGCAGCACACCGGCCGAGCTGCTGCCCATCGCGGCGGGCGGGTTGCTGATCGTCTTCGCCGCGTGGTGGATCTACTTCGCGGTCCCCATCCACGGACATCTGCGCTCCAGCAGGCGGGCGTTCGTCTGGGGTTACGGCCACTACGTGGTGTTCGCCTCGGCGGCGGCCGTCGGCGCGGGGCTGGAGGTGGCCGTGGAGCAGGCGACCGGCAAAGCGCACATCTCCACCCTCGCCGCGTCGGCCGCCGTCACCCTGCCGACGGCGCTGTATCTGCTGACGGTGTGGGCGCTGCACTCCCGGCACTTCAAGGTGGGCCTCGCCCAGCAGCTGGTGCTTCCGGTCACGGCCCTGCTGGTGATCTGCTGCACGTTCCTCGGCGACTGGGCGGTGTTCGCGGCGGGACTGGTGTCCGCGGCCTCGGTGGTGACCGGGGTGGCGCTGACGGCACGCACGGCCGCCGGGGAGGGCCGTCCGGGCACCGCCGCCCCGGCCGGCTGA
- a CDS encoding MFS transporter: MGSTVTTNEPEKTSPASSRPGYGQLLRTRGAWTFLLPGFAARQPFAMLTLSIVLLVQHTTGSYGAAGAVAAVTGVSMALFAPYSGRLADRYGQRAVLVPGVLVHTVSGISLTALALAHAPLWALFVAAVPTGASVPQVGPMVRARWGVKLQGSPLMTTAAAFESVTDELTFVFGPLLATALCTTVAPAAGLITEGALTLVGGLLFAAQKSTEPSVSQEAGHARVRHASALRVPGVCVLIVIFLGIGSVFGGMQVSLAAFTESIGEPGLNGVLYGVFAAGNMLSGIVCGAIAWKTAPQKRLLIGYAALAVAASALWPAHSVALLAALGLLVGMCIAPSLITGYTLVDGLVPAGARTEAFTWLTGAVALGQAAAVTVAGQLEDRLWDGAGFLVPMGGTVLALITLVALRSRLVTPDRNRTVARGVGHRTPVAVD; the protein is encoded by the coding sequence GTGGGATCCACGGTCACCACCAACGAACCGGAGAAGACCTCGCCGGCGTCCTCCCGCCCCGGATACGGACAGCTGCTGCGCACCCGCGGCGCCTGGACGTTCCTGCTGCCCGGCTTCGCGGCACGTCAGCCGTTCGCGATGCTCACCCTCTCCATCGTGCTGCTCGTCCAGCACACCACCGGCTCGTACGGCGCCGCGGGCGCCGTCGCCGCGGTCACCGGCGTCTCCATGGCACTGTTCGCGCCCTACAGCGGCCGGCTGGCCGACCGCTACGGCCAGCGCGCGGTCCTGGTGCCGGGCGTGCTGGTGCACACGGTCTCCGGCATCTCCCTGACCGCGCTCGCGCTGGCGCACGCCCCCCTGTGGGCGCTGTTCGTCGCGGCCGTCCCGACCGGCGCCTCGGTGCCGCAGGTCGGCCCCATGGTGCGGGCGCGCTGGGGGGTCAAGCTCCAGGGCTCGCCCCTGATGACCACCGCGGCGGCCTTCGAGTCGGTCACGGACGAGCTGACCTTCGTCTTCGGTCCCCTGCTGGCGACCGCGCTGTGCACCACCGTGGCGCCGGCCGCCGGCCTGATCACGGAGGGCGCGCTGACCCTCGTCGGCGGTCTCCTCTTCGCCGCCCAGAAGAGCACCGAGCCGTCGGTGTCCCAGGAGGCCGGGCACGCGCGCGTGCGGCACGCCTCGGCCCTGCGCGTCCCGGGCGTGTGCGTGCTGATCGTGATCTTCCTGGGCATCGGGTCGGTCTTCGGCGGCATGCAGGTCTCGCTCGCGGCCTTCACGGAGTCGATCGGCGAGCCCGGCCTGAACGGCGTCCTGTACGGCGTCTTCGCCGCCGGGAACATGCTGTCCGGCATCGTCTGCGGCGCGATCGCCTGGAAGACGGCGCCCCAGAAGCGCCTGCTGATCGGTTACGCGGCGCTCGCGGTGGCGGCGTCGGCGCTGTGGCCGGCGCACTCCGTCGCGCTGCTCGCCGCGCTCGGCCTGCTGGTCGGCATGTGCATCGCCCCGTCCCTGATCACCGGCTACACGCTGGTCGACGGACTGGTCCCGGCCGGCGCCCGTACCGAGGCGTTCACCTGGCTGACCGGCGCGGTCGCGCTCGGCCAGGCCGCCGCCGTGACGGTCGCGGGACAGCTGGAGGACCGGCTGTGGGACGGCGCCGGGTTCCTGGTGCCCATGGGCGGTACCGTGCTCGCGCTGATCACCCTGGTGGCCCTGCGCTCGCGGCTGGTCACACCGGACCGGAACCGCACCGTCGCGCGTGGCGTGGGTCACCGCACCCCGGTAGCGGTGGACTGA
- a CDS encoding S-methyl-5'-thioadenosine phosphorylase — MANAEIGVIGGSGFYSFLDDVTEVQVDTPYGAPSDSLFLGEVAGRRVAFLPRHGRGHHLPPHRINYRANLWALRSVGVRQVLGPCAVGGLRPEHGPGTLLIPDQLVDRTKSRAQTYFDGLPLPDGTVPNVVHVSMADPYCPTGRAVALKAARGRDWEPVDGGTLVVVEGPRFSTRAESLWHQAQGWSVVGMTGHPEAALARELELCYTSLTLATDLDAGAETGEGVSHDEVLRVFSANVDRLRGVLFDAVAALPAPDARDCLCVNALGGMEPGFALP; from the coding sequence ATGGCGAACGCAGAGATCGGCGTAATCGGCGGCTCGGGGTTCTACTCCTTCCTGGACGACGTGACCGAAGTCCAGGTGGACACCCCCTACGGAGCGCCCAGCGACTCCCTCTTCCTCGGCGAGGTCGCCGGGCGGCGGGTCGCCTTCCTGCCCCGCCACGGCCGCGGCCACCATCTGCCGCCGCACCGCATCAACTACCGCGCCAACCTCTGGGCACTGCGCTCGGTCGGCGTCCGGCAGGTGCTCGGCCCGTGCGCGGTGGGCGGGCTGCGCCCCGAGCACGGACCGGGCACCCTGCTGATCCCGGACCAGCTGGTGGACCGTACGAAGTCCAGGGCGCAGACCTACTTCGACGGGCTGCCGCTGCCCGACGGCACCGTGCCGAACGTGGTCCACGTGTCCATGGCCGACCCCTACTGCCCCACCGGCCGGGCCGTCGCGCTGAAGGCGGCGCGCGGCCGGGACTGGGAGCCGGTGGACGGCGGCACGCTGGTCGTGGTGGAGGGCCCGCGCTTCTCGACGCGCGCCGAGTCGCTGTGGCACCAGGCCCAGGGCTGGTCGGTGGTGGGCATGACCGGCCACCCGGAAGCGGCGCTCGCCCGGGAACTGGAGCTGTGCTACACGTCGCTGACCCTGGCCACCGACCTGGACGCGGGCGCCGAGACCGGCGAGGGCGTCTCGCACGATGAGGTCCTGCGGGTCTTCTCGGCCAACGTCGACCGCCTGCGCGGCGTCCTGTTCGACGCGGTGGCGGCCCTGCCGGCCCCCGACGCCCGGGACTGCCTGTGCGTGAACGCCCTCGGCGGGATGGAGCCGGGGTTCGCGCTGCCGTAG
- a CDS encoding FmdB family zinc ribbon protein: protein MPTYQYQCTECGEGLEAVQKFTDDALTECPSCNGRLKKVFSAVGIVFKGSGFYRNDSRGSTSSSSPASKPAASSSDTKSASTSSASSSSSSSSSSTSSSAA, encoded by the coding sequence GTGCCGACCTACCAGTACCAGTGCACCGAGTGCGGCGAGGGCCTTGAGGCGGTGCAGAAGTTCACCGACGATGCCCTGACCGAGTGCCCCAGCTGCAACGGGCGCCTGAAGAAGGTGTTCTCCGCGGTCGGCATCGTCTTCAAGGGCTCCGGGTTCTACCGCAACGACTCCCGCGGCTCCACGTCGAGCAGCAGCCCGGCCTCGAAGCCGGCCGCCTCGTCGTCGGACACGAAGTCGGCCTCGACGTCGTCGGCCTCGTCTTCGTCGTCTTCGTCGTCGAGCTCCACCAGCAGCTCCGCCGCCTGA
- the mscL gene encoding large conductance mechanosensitive channel protein MscL, whose protein sequence is MSAKKEPSVWQGFKAFLMRGNVVDLAVAVVIGAAFTNIVNSVVKGVINPLVGAIGTQNLDHYSSCLKSPCKVAADGTVQSGVPIMWGSVLGATLSFVITAAVVYFLMVLPMSKYLARQADRKAAREGTKEIVEVSELEVLKEIRDALVAQRGPGRTGER, encoded by the coding sequence GTGAGCGCGAAGAAGGAACCGAGCGTCTGGCAGGGCTTCAAGGCCTTCCTGATGCGCGGCAACGTCGTCGATCTGGCAGTCGCGGTGGTCATCGGCGCGGCCTTCACCAACATCGTCAACTCGGTGGTGAAGGGAGTCATCAACCCGCTGGTCGGGGCGATCGGCACGCAGAACCTCGACCACTACAGCTCCTGCCTGAAGTCCCCGTGCAAGGTGGCCGCCGACGGCACGGTGCAGAGCGGTGTGCCGATCATGTGGGGCTCCGTCCTGGGCGCCACACTCTCCTTCGTGATCACCGCGGCGGTGGTCTACTTCCTGATGGTCCTGCCGATGTCCAAGTACCTGGCCCGGCAGGCGGACCGGAAGGCGGCGCGCGAGGGCACCAAGGAGATCGTGGAGGTGAGCGAGCTGGAGGTGCTCAAGGAGATCCGGGACGCCCTGGTCGCACAGCGCGGCCCGGGACGGACCGGCGAGCGCTAG
- a CDS encoding 5-formyltetrahydrofolate cyclo-ligase yields the protein MEHDGPAGGADKRALRRELLGARSGLTAAGVREAGRELAERALELPELAAGRTVAAYVSVGGEPSTLPLLEALRARGVRVLLPALLPDNDLDWGAYTGPDSLEQIRHSGKMALFEPSGPRLGPDAVTGADVVLLPGLAVDARGMRLGRGGGSYDRVLARLERAGARPLLVVLLYDTEVVPRVPAEAHDRPVHAVVTPSGVRRFPVT from the coding sequence GTGGAACACGACGGGCCCGCGGGCGGTGCCGACAAGCGCGCGCTGCGGCGGGAGTTGCTCGGCGCGAGGAGCGGATTGACGGCGGCCGGCGTCCGCGAGGCGGGCCGCGAGCTGGCCGAGCGCGCCCTGGAACTGCCCGAGCTGGCCGCGGGGCGGACAGTGGCCGCGTACGTCTCGGTGGGCGGCGAACCGTCCACCCTCCCGCTGCTGGAGGCGCTGCGCGCGCGAGGGGTGCGCGTGCTGCTCCCCGCGCTGCTGCCCGACAACGACCTGGACTGGGGCGCATACACCGGTCCGGACTCGCTCGAACAAATCCGGCACAGCGGAAAGATGGCGCTTTTCGAACCCTCCGGCCCGCGTCTCGGCCCGGACGCCGTGACGGGCGCGGACGTCGTCCTGCTGCCGGGTCTCGCGGTGGACGCGCGCGGGATGCGCCTGGGGCGCGGCGGAGGCTCCTACGACCGGGTGCTGGCCCGGCTGGAACGCGCGGGCGCGCGCCCCCTGCTCGTGGTGCTGCTCTACGACACCGAGGTCGTCCCGCGCGTCCCGGCCGAGGCGCACGACAGGCCGGTGCACGCCGTGGTGACGCCGTCGGGCGTGCGCCGCTTCCCGGTCACCTGA
- the galU gene encoding UTP--glucose-1-phosphate uridylyltransferase GalU, which yields MTQSHPRISKAVIPAAGLGTRFLPATKATPKEMLPVVDKPAIQYVVEEAVSAGLDDVLMITGRNKRPLEDHFDRNYELESALEKKGDAERLAKVQESSDLATMHYVRQGDPRGLGHAVLCAAPHVGHEPFAVLLGDDLIDPRDPLLRRMIEVQEQHGGSVVALMEVAPEQIHLYGCAAVEATADGDVVKVTGLVEKPDPADAPSSYAIIGRYVLDPGVFGVLRETEPGRGGEIQLTDALQQLAQDEKVGGPVHGVVFKGRRYDTGDRGDYLRAIVRLACEREDLGPDFRTWLRSYVAEEMQQS from the coding sequence ATGACTCAGTCCCACCCCAGGATCAGCAAGGCTGTCATTCCCGCAGCCGGCCTCGGCACCCGGTTCCTGCCGGCGACCAAGGCCACTCCCAAGGAGATGCTGCCCGTCGTCGACAAGCCCGCGATCCAGTACGTGGTCGAGGAGGCCGTGTCGGCGGGGCTCGACGACGTCCTCATGATCACCGGACGCAACAAGCGCCCGCTGGAGGACCACTTCGACCGCAACTACGAGCTGGAATCCGCACTGGAGAAGAAGGGCGACGCCGAGCGGCTCGCGAAGGTGCAGGAGTCCAGCGACCTGGCCACCATGCACTACGTCCGCCAGGGCGACCCCAGGGGACTCGGTCACGCCGTGCTGTGCGCCGCCCCGCACGTCGGCCACGAACCCTTCGCCGTCCTCCTCGGTGACGACCTGATCGACCCCCGCGACCCGCTGCTGCGGCGCATGATCGAGGTCCAGGAGCAGCACGGCGGCAGCGTCGTCGCCCTCATGGAGGTCGCCCCCGAGCAGATCCACCTCTACGGCTGCGCCGCCGTGGAGGCCACCGCCGACGGCGACGTGGTGAAGGTGACGGGACTGGTGGAGAAGCCGGACCCGGCGGACGCCCCGTCCAGCTACGCGATCATCGGCCGCTACGTCCTGGACCCGGGTGTCTTCGGCGTCCTGCGCGAGACCGAGCCCGGCCGCGGTGGCGAGATCCAGCTCACCGACGCCCTCCAGCAGCTCGCCCAGGACGAGAAGGTGGGCGGCCCCGTGCACGGCGTCGTCTTCAAGGGCCGCCGCTACGACACCGGCGACCGCGGCGACTATCTGCGTGCCATTGTCAGACTCGCGTGCGAACGTGAGGACCTGGGCCCGGACTTCCGGACCTGGCTCCGCAGTTATGTAGCCGAGGAGATGCAGCAGTCTTGA